The genomic stretch ACCAAGCCCGCTTACCCCTTTTATTGAAACCGTATCAGCGTATGGAGAACGATTTTTCTCTTCGATAAGCGAAGTCAGTTCCTCTCCCACTTTTTGTATACTTCTCTCAACGCTTTTTATATCCTTTTCAATGTCAGTGGCGGTTACCGCGCCATCCTTCCCGGTTCCTTTCTCAAGACTATTTCCATAATCGCGGACTTCCGCAAGGTTCTGCGAATTACCCCTATCAACGCTTACCGCATACAAAGCAAGCCCTAAAACAACGGCGATAATGAGGGGGGCGACACTGTTTTGTTGCATGCCCTTATTCTATGGCTTTTTGGTGTACAGGGCAAAAATGGGCGCTTCTCCCGGAAACCAAAATACGAACTATTTTCCCACCACACTTTTTCTTTTTGCATACTTGTCCGGTCTTTCGATACGCCATATGGGCACCTTGAAATGCCCCGCGCATCCCGTTGATGTCGCGGTAATCCGATGTAGAATCGCCACGAAAATCGATTCCTTTTCGTAGTATTGTTTTAAGGGAGGAAAATACCTTTTTCATTTGTGTATTTCCAAGAAAGCGGATTTCTTGGAGAGGGTGAATGCCGCTTGCCCACAAAATCTCATCGGAATAGATATTCCCGATACCCGCAATGACGGTCTGATCCAGGAGCACCTTTTTTATCGGCCCTTTTTTCTCCGATAAAATCTTTTTGAATTTTTTGTATGTAAATTCTTTTTCAAGAGGTTCGGGGCCGAGCCCGTTTATTTCTTTTTGCTCAGGCTCTTCTTTTTTGGGGAATATCGAAATTCTGGCAAATTTTCTCATGTCGGAAAGCACAAGGTGTTTCCCGTCCGATAATGAAAAAACCAAATGCACAAAGCGATTGAAAGAGTCTTTTAACGGACCTTCTTCGACCGCTTCCCATACCTCCTTATTTTTTCCGACAAGCGTTTTTTTATATGCACCGTATAGGAAATGCCCTGTCATTTTCATATGGACCAAAATCACACTTCCGTTTGAAAGGTCTATGAGGATGTTTTTTCCACGTCTTCGC from bacterium encodes the following:
- the mutM gene encoding DNA-formamidopyrimidine glycosylase, with amino-acid sequence MPELPEVHTTVKGINKTARGSVIHAVWSDYFSNHYRNKKEIKNPLYFKAFSKVVTGAKIIGVRRRGKNILIDLSNGSVILVHMKMTGHFLYGAYKKTLVGKNKEVWEAVEEGPLKDSFNRFVHLVFSLSDGKHLVLSDMRKFARISIFPKKEEPEQKEINGLGPEPLEKEFTYKKFKKILSEKKGPIKKVLLDQTVIAGIGNIYSDEILWASGIHPLQEIRFLGNTQMKKVFSSLKTILRKGIDFRGDSTSDYRDINGMRGAFQGAHMAYRKTGQVCKKKKCGGKIVRILVSGRSAHFCPVHQKAIE